One window of Acipenser ruthenus chromosome 17, fAciRut3.2 maternal haplotype, whole genome shotgun sequence genomic DNA carries:
- the LOC131697924 gene encoding cytosolic endo-beta-N-acetylglucosaminidase-like, whose amino-acid sequence MPALHWSYPAHHASHFRVHWRKLRCPEPGALSEQEQEQAVLIGRAYSSVYRVVDLAVPDAVDGDPCWLEFLVQPVTKEGFTGLKSEWGRLTLRYAEPFLSEADKSV is encoded by the coding sequence ATGCCAGCCCTGCACTGGTCCTACCCTGCCCACCATGCCAGCCACTTCCGGGTGCACTGGCGCAAGCTGAGGTGCCCTGAGCCGGGGGCCCTCtcggagcaggagcaggagcaggccGTCCTCATTGGCAGGGCATACTCTTCAGTCTACAGAGTGGTGGACCTTGCAGTGCCTGACGCTGTCGACGGGGACCCCTGCTGGCTGGAGTTTCTAGTGCAGCCGGTTACCAAAGAGGGGTTCACTGGGCTTAAGTCAGAGTGGGGGAGATTAACCCTGAGGTACGCAGAACCCTTCCTGTCAGAGGCAGACAAGTCTGTGTAA